In Bacteroides sp., the following are encoded in one genomic region:
- a CDS encoding HDIG domain-containing metalloprotein, with protein sequence MDKLINWFQKHFTNLFKAALFLGSILLIVQFFPRQTRFAYDYQQGRPWLHEDLIAPFNFAVLKSDEELEEDRAEVLRDFRPFFRHLPEIAEEQEMRFVQEFDREWQKRFGETEGQARKENLEKGFSLLDSVFSMGVISFEGAPGEVNSDYAFRLIEGHTATSRRVSDFLTMREAFLWISTQLEKEAGFERDLLLSLIENAMAANIVFDHQYSEMTREAELDKIPLSRGMVQQGEKIISRGELVTPEKFRLLESFKAEFQKQAGQTSIATVLYAGQLLLVSISIVVLALFLWFFRREVFFDNRRLVLILLSVFILVFITSQVVKAEVDWLFLLPVCIVPILIRAFFDNRLALYVHIITIIIIGFLVPRSFEFVFMQFVAGIVAIFSMVNLRRRSQLFITVMLIFLTYSAIFFGLSLAQTGTTRGIDWINFAYFGGAATLTLFAYPLIFLFERIFALPTDFSLLELADTNNTLLRELNLNAPGTFQHSLQVANLAEEAIIQIGGNSLLTRTGALYHDIGKIKNPMFFTENQASGFNPHDDIPREESARIIISHVIEGIEMARKKNIPEYIIDFIRTHHGTTTARYFFSMHKKENPGVETDIKAFTYPGPRPFSKETAVVMMADSVEAASRSMRKPDERSISDLVEKIIDTQIAEKQFENANITFKDITVVKKIFKRRLMNIYHVRIVYPSLN encoded by the coding sequence ACCCTTTAACTTTGCCGTTCTCAAAAGCGATGAAGAACTTGAGGAAGATCGCGCAGAAGTACTCAGAGACTTCAGGCCTTTTTTCAGACATTTACCCGAAATTGCCGAAGAGCAGGAAATGAGGTTTGTTCAGGAGTTTGACCGTGAATGGCAGAAACGTTTTGGAGAAACAGAAGGACAGGCACGAAAAGAAAACCTTGAAAAAGGGTTCAGTTTGCTCGATTCGGTTTTCAGTATGGGCGTCATTTCCTTCGAAGGAGCCCCGGGGGAAGTAAATTCGGATTATGCTTTTAGGTTGATCGAAGGACACACAGCCACCAGCCGCCGGGTCTCTGATTTTTTAACCATGCGTGAGGCTTTCCTTTGGATCTCCACGCAACTGGAAAAGGAGGCGGGATTTGAGCGTGACCTCCTGCTTTCGCTCATTGAAAATGCCATGGCTGCCAACATTGTTTTTGATCATCAGTATTCTGAAATGACGCGCGAAGCGGAGCTGGACAAGATCCCCCTGAGCCGGGGCATGGTTCAGCAGGGAGAGAAGATCATTTCGCGGGGTGAACTGGTGACGCCCGAGAAGTTCCGCCTGCTGGAATCCTTCAAGGCTGAGTTTCAAAAGCAAGCAGGACAAACGTCTATTGCGACAGTTCTGTATGCAGGCCAACTGCTGTTGGTAAGCATTTCCATTGTTGTGCTGGCTTTGTTTCTTTGGTTTTTCCGGCGGGAGGTTTTCTTCGATAACCGCAGGCTGGTATTGATTCTCCTGTCCGTGTTCATCCTGGTGTTCATTACCAGCCAGGTGGTTAAGGCCGAGGTTGACTGGCTTTTCCTTTTGCCCGTTTGCATCGTTCCCATCCTGATTCGTGCATTCTTCGATAACCGCCTGGCGCTTTATGTGCATATCATCACCATTATCATTATTGGCTTTTTGGTCCCGCGCAGTTTTGAGTTCGTTTTTATGCAGTTTGTTGCGGGTATTGTAGCTATTTTTAGCATGGTCAACCTAAGACGGCGGTCCCAGCTATTCATTACTGTGATGCTGATCTTCCTTACCTATTCTGCTATATTCTTTGGCCTCTCGCTGGCTCAGACGGGAACCACTCGTGGTATTGACTGGATAAATTTTGCTTATTTTGGCGGAGCTGCCACACTGACCTTGTTTGCCTACCCGCTCATATTCCTGTTTGAGCGGATCTTTGCCCTCCCAACCGATTTCTCTTTGCTGGAGCTGGCTGATACCAACAATACCCTTCTGAGGGAGTTAAATCTCAATGCTCCCGGAACATTTCAGCATTCTCTGCAGGTAGCCAACCTTGCTGAGGAAGCCATCATTCAAATTGGTGGCAACAGTCTTTTGACCCGCACAGGGGCCTTGTACCACGACATCGGAAAGATTAAAAATCCCATGTTTTTTACTGAAAATCAGGCCTCAGGCTTTAATCCCCACGATGACATCCCACGCGAAGAAAGTGCCAGGATCATTATCAGCCACGTGATTGAAGGCATTGAGATGGCAAGGAAAAAGAACATCCCTGAATATATCATTGATTTTATCCGTACCCATCACGGGACCACCACAGCAAGATACTTTTTTTCCATGCATAAAAAGGAAAACCCTGGGGTGGAGACTGACATCAAAGCCTTTACTTATCCCGGCCCCCGCCCTTTTAGTAAGGAAACTGCCGTGGTTATGATGGCCGATTCAGTAGAAGCTGCATCTAGAAGTATGCGCAAACCCGACGAACGAAGCATCAGCGATTTGGTGGAAAAAATCATTGATACCCAAATCGCAGAAAAACAGTTTGAGAATGCCAACATCACCTTTAAAGACATTACCGTTGTAAAAAAGATTTTCAAAAGGCGTTTGATGAATATTTACCACGTCAGGATCGTTTACCCTTCGCTGAACTGA
- a CDS encoding WbqC family protein: MKSQAPILLLSTSYLPPVEYMSWLTVAEKAEIEIHETYPKQTWRNRCSILSANGPLALSIPVERPEGNHTPTCLIRISPHLPWQKQHWRSIETAYSKSAFFLYYQDFFEPFYSSAPPQHLIEWNQSLLIQLFRAIGMNPVIKNTIRFEKEANGRTDLRNSISPKEKTIQKLNQDIFPEYFQPFSDRFGFARNQSVIDLLFNLGPDTLPYLQQCGMKLLDQFSEG; this comes from the coding sequence TTGAAATCACAGGCTCCCATTCTGCTGCTTTCCACGTCCTACCTGCCTCCGGTCGAGTATATGTCCTGGCTTACCGTTGCAGAAAAAGCTGAAATTGAAATTCACGAAACCTATCCCAAGCAAACCTGGCGTAACCGCTGCAGCATCCTTTCGGCCAACGGCCCCCTGGCCCTGAGCATACCGGTGGAAAGACCCGAGGGCAATCATACCCCGACCTGCCTGATCAGAATAAGCCCCCACCTGCCCTGGCAAAAACAACACTGGAGATCCATAGAAACGGCCTACAGCAAGTCAGCTTTTTTCCTCTATTATCAGGATTTTTTCGAACCTTTTTACAGCAGTGCCCCACCGCAACACTTGATTGAATGGAATCAATCCTTGCTAATCCAGCTTTTCAGGGCCATTGGAATGAACCCGGTAATCAAAAATACCATTCGTTTTGAAAAGGAGGCAAATGGGAGAACTGACCTCCGTAACAGCATCTCACCCAAAGAAAAAACAATACAAAAACTGAACCAGGACATATTCCCTGAATATTTTCAGCCTTTCTCCGACAGGTTTGGTTTTGCACGGAATCAAAGCGTCATCGACCTGCTTTTTAACCTGGGACCTGATACTCTTCCTTATCTTCAGCAATGCGGAATGAAGTTGCTCGATCAGTTCAGCGAAGGGTAA
- a CDS encoding NAD(P)H-hydrate dehydratase, producing MKILDAPQIRQLDAYTIANEPISSIDLMERAARQCFLRIKKLLRPGMDIKIFCGMGNNGGDGLAIARMLAGSGHSVSVFKVIHTKKASPDFLINEDRLKKVRKSKIIEIKEDKDFHEISKNDLIIDALFGTGLNRPLKGLPARVVQHMNQSEAFVVSIDLPSGLFCEDNRRNDYKKVVRAKLTLTFQLPKLALLLPGNAPFSGHWEMLDIGLHPNAIEAVETRNYYLQAEDIRSFYKPRQRFDHKGHFGHALLLAGSYGKAGSAVLAARAALRTGAGLLTVHLPSGLVPIMQTSLAEAMCVADEAHSIITHPGDVSAYNAIAIGPGLGKDPQTANALKFLIQNTPNPMVLDADALNILAENPTWLSFLPGGSVLTPHPKEFERLAGKYADDYERLEIARAFSLKYQVYLVLKGAHTAVICPDGRIFFNATGNPGMATAGSGDVLTGIILGFMAQRYTPIQSALAGVFIHGLAGDLAASRFGYESLIAGDIVSNLPKAIKKVFHS from the coding sequence ATGAAAATTCTTGACGCCCCACAGATACGCCAGCTGGATGCGTATACAATTGCCAATGAACCGATTTCATCCATTGACCTGATGGAACGAGCTGCCAGGCAATGCTTTCTAAGGATCAAGAAGTTACTCAGGCCAGGCATGGACATTAAGATTTTTTGCGGGATGGGCAACAATGGGGGAGATGGTCTGGCCATCGCCAGGATGCTTGCAGGATCCGGACATTCCGTGAGCGTTTTTAAGGTGATCCATACCAAAAAGGCTTCGCCCGATTTTCTTATCAACGAGGATCGGCTGAAAAAAGTCAGAAAGTCTAAAATCATTGAGATAAAGGAAGACAAAGATTTTCATGAGATAAGCAAAAACGATCTAATAATCGATGCCTTGTTTGGAACCGGGCTGAACCGGCCGCTCAAAGGACTCCCTGCCAGGGTGGTGCAGCACATGAACCAGTCAGAAGCCTTTGTGGTCTCCATCGATCTTCCCAGTGGACTGTTTTGCGAGGATAATAGGAGAAACGATTACAAAAAGGTGGTAAGGGCTAAGCTCACCCTGACATTCCAGTTGCCAAAACTTGCCCTTTTGCTGCCAGGCAATGCGCCTTTTTCTGGCCATTGGGAGATGCTCGACATTGGCCTTCATCCCAATGCTATTGAAGCTGTCGAGACCCGCAATTATTATCTTCAGGCAGAGGATATCCGGTCTTTTTACAAACCTAGGCAAAGATTCGATCATAAAGGTCACTTTGGCCACGCCCTTTTGCTGGCGGGCAGTTATGGGAAAGCTGGTTCTGCAGTACTGGCTGCCAGGGCCGCTCTTAGGACCGGTGCAGGTTTGCTAACCGTGCATTTGCCTTCAGGATTGGTTCCAATCATGCAGACCTCTCTGGCCGAGGCGATGTGTGTGGCTGATGAGGCCCACTCGATCATCACGCATCCGGGCGATGTTTCAGCATATAATGCCATTGCCATTGGCCCGGGATTAGGGAAAGACCCCCAGACTGCCAATGCATTGAAGTTCCTGATACAAAATACGCCGAATCCAATGGTGCTGGATGCTGACGCCCTGAATATCCTGGCGGAGAACCCAACCTGGTTATCGTTCTTGCCCGGAGGTTCTGTGCTTACGCCCCATCCCAAGGAATTTGAAAGGCTCGCCGGAAAATATGCCGATGATTATGAAAGGCTGGAGATAGCCCGTGCTTTTTCCCTGAAATACCAGGTTTACCTCGTTTTGAAGGGCGCCCATACTGCTGTGATATGCCCGGATGGACGCATATTCTTTAACGCTACAGGCAATCCCGGAATGGCTACAGCAGGAAGCGGCGATGTTCTGACAGGCATTATCCTTGGTTTTATGGCCCAGAGGTATACTCCCATACAAAGTGCCCTGGCAGGGGTTTTTATTCACGGACTTGCGGGCGACTTAGCTGCCTCCAGGTTTGGTTACGAAAGCTTAATTGCAGGTGATATTGTGTCCAATTTGCCCAAGGCCATCAAGAAAGTTTTTCATTCCTGA